From Lagopus muta isolate bLagMut1 chromosome 15, bLagMut1 primary, whole genome shotgun sequence, the proteins below share one genomic window:
- the LOC125700803 gene encoding ATP-sensitive inward rectifier potassium channel 12, with product MTAGRVNPYSIVSSEEDGLRLTTMPGINGFGNGKIHTRRKCRNRFVKKNGQCNVEFTNMDDKPQRYIADMFTTCVDIRWRYMLLLFSLAFLVSWLLFGLIFWLIALIHGDLENPGGDDTFKPCVLQVNGFVAAFLFSIETQTTIGYGFRCVTEECPLAVFMVVVQSIVGCIIDSFMIGAIMAKMARPKKRAQTLLFSHNAVVAMRDGKLCLMWRVGNLRKSHIVEAHVRAQLIKPRITEEGEYIPLDQIDIDVGFDKGLDRIFLVSPITILHEINEDSPLFGISRQDLETDDFEIVVILEGMVEATAMTTQARSSYLASEILWGHRFEPVLFEEKNQYKVDYSHFHKTYEVPSTPRCSAKDLVENKFLLPSTNSFCYENELAFMSRDEDEEDDDSRGLDDLSPDNRHEFDRLQATIALDQRSYRRESEI from the coding sequence ATGACTGCAGGCAGGGTCAACCCTTACAGCATAGTGTCCTCCGAGGAAGACGGACTGAGGTTGACCACCATGCCAGGGATTAACGGCTTTGGCAATGGGAAAATCCACAccaggaggaaatgcaggaaCAGGTTTGTAAAGAAGAACGGTCAGTGCAATGTGGAGTTCACGAACATGGATGACAAGCCACAGAGGTACATTGCAGACATGTTCACCACGTGTGTTGACATCCGTTGGAGGTATATGCTCTTGCTCTTCTCCCTGGCATTTCTGGTATCCTGGTTATTGTTTGGGCTGATTTTCTGGCTAATTGCACTCATTCATGGAGATCTAGAAAACCCAGGTGGAGATGATACCTTCAAGCCTTGCGTTCTGCAGGTCAATGGCTTTgtggctgcttttctgttctccatCGAGACCCAAACGACTATTGGTTATGGCTTCCGCTGTGTGACAGAGGAGTGCCCGCTCGCGGTCTTCATGGTGGTGGTTCAGTCCATCGTGGGGTGTATAATCGACTCTTTCATGATTGGTGCAATAATGGCAAAGATGGCCAGGCCCAAAAAAAGGGCCCAGACGTTACTTTTCAGCCATAATGCAGTAGTGGCAATGAGAGATGGGAAACTCTGCCTGATGTGGAGAGTCGGGAATCTCCGGAAAAGCCACATAGTAGAAGCCCATGTACGAGCTCAATTAATTAagcccagaatcacagaagaagGGGAGTACATCCCACTCGACCAAATAGACATCGACGTGGGGTTTGATAAAGGCTTGGACCGTATCTTCTTGGTGTCCCCCATTACCATTCTCCATGAGATCAACGAAGACAGCCCGCTGTTTGGGATCAGCCGCCAGGATTTGGAGACGGACGACTTTGAGATTGTGGTCATCCTCGAAGGCATGGTAGAAGCCACTGCGATGACGACACAAGCTCGGAGCTCCTACCTGGCCAGCGAGATCCTGTGGGGCCACCGCTTCGAGCCTGTCTTGTTTGAGGAGAAAAACCAATACAAAGTAGACTATTCCCACTTCCACAAAACATACGAGGTCCCATCCACGCCCCGCTGCAGCGCCAAGGACTTGGTGGAGAACAAAttcctgctgcccagcaccaaCTCCTTCTGCTACGAGAACGAGCTGGCCTTCATGAGCCGtgatgaggatgaggaggatgaTGACAGCAGGGGTTTGGACGACCTGAGCCCAGACAACAGGCATGAGTTCGACCGGCTTCAAGCAACGATAGCGTTGGATCAGAGGTCATACCGGAGGGAGTCAGAAATATGA